The nucleotide window GCAGTATTATACACTCCATACTGAGGTTGATAAAATGAGTAAAATAACTTTAAAACCAAAAATAGATAGATTTTACACAGATGATTTGAATTTAAACTTGAAAACATTGCAATTGGGATTGCATTTATGATTTGCATTTTGGTTTAGTTATGTTATTGTTTAATTAATTTGAGGTGAAAGGATGTCAGAATTATTTACAGAATTGCCGTTAGGAAAATTTTTCGAATCAATGGTTGAAAAACAACCAGATCATGAATTTATCGTTTATCCGGATAGGAACTTAAGATTTACATATAAAGAATTTGATGAAAGAGTAGACAACCTGGCAAAAGGAATGCTAGCTATTGGAATTGAAAAGGGAGACCATGTCGGTATATGGGCCAAAAATGTTCCGGAATGGTTGACATACATGTTTGCAACAGCCAAAATAGGTGCTACAATAGTAACTGTCAATACAGCTTACCAATCCCATGAATTGGAATATGTTTTAAAACAGTCTGATATGAAGGCATTGGCAATGACTGATGCTTTTAGGGATACAAGCTATTTTGACATAATAAACGAACTTGTTCCTGAACTTAAAACCTGTGCAAGGGGACACCTTGTGGCTGAAAAATTCCCTCATTTGAAATTCATTTTCCATGTGGGTCAGGAAAAGCATAGGGGAATGTATAACACCAACGAGCTATTGCTTCTTGGAATGAACTATGACGATGACGAATATCAGAAAATCAAGGATTCAGTCACACAGCATGATGTAATCAACATGCAGTATACTTCAGGAACTGAAGGTTTTCCGAAAGGTGTAATGCTCACTTCCCGTAACATTGTAAATGACGGTTATTATATTGGAGAAAACATGAACTATACTTCCAAAGACAGGCTTCTATTGCAGGTACCTTTGTTCCACTGTTTTGGAACAGTTTTAGGGGTAATGGCAGTAATCACTCATGGCTCAACAATGGTTGTATTGGAAGAGTATGACCCTCTTTTGGCAATATCATCAATTCAAAAGGAAAAGTGTACATC belongs to uncultured Methanobrevibacter sp. and includes:
- a CDS encoding AMP-binding protein; translation: MSELFTELPLGKFFESMVEKQPDHEFIVYPDRNLRFTYKEFDERVDNLAKGMLAIGIEKGDHVGIWAKNVPEWLTYMFATAKIGATIVTVNTAYQSHELEYVLKQSDMKALAMTDAFRDTSYFDIINELVPELKTCARGHLVAEKFPHLKFIFHVGQEKHRGMYNTNELLLLGMNYDDDEYQKIKDSVTQHDVINMQYTSGTEGFPKGVMLTSRNIVNDGYYIGENMNYTSKDRLLLQVPLFHCFGTVLGVMAVITHGSTMVVLEEYDPLLAISSIQKEKCTSIYGVPTMFIGMMNHPMFEMFDMSSLRTGIMAGSTCPVETMKDAIEKMNMKEITSVYGLTEAAPGFTQTNAADSFEKKINTVGRKFPNIEVKIVDPETGEEAGVGEPGEIMCRGFNVMKGYYNMPEKTAETIEPDGWLHSGDLATVDEDGYYSIVGRIKDMIIRGGENIYPREIEEFLFTHDCVQDVQVAGIPDEKYGEIVGAFIIKEEGFDEVTEADIRDFCIGSIARYKVPKYVFFVDEFPLTTSGKIQKYKLGDLGLELLDERRKRGEL